One genomic region from Mytilus trossulus isolate FHL-02 chromosome 9, PNRI_Mtr1.1.1.hap1, whole genome shotgun sequence encodes:
- the LOC134684709 gene encoding uncharacterized protein LOC134684709, whose protein sequence is MQPFFVEISGYKQIKYLLRKKNFIVIKGNPGDGKTTIAVHAMFELMKIGKQPLQLYSYRDFDECVSPNQNLAIFIDNLFGEFFVSKDDVAQWSSRSKALEAAVCEGHRRNYIIIAIRNDIYQECRKLLKYNDFLGSNMVDISYGCTFGLSSEDMRKLFTNYTNCSIPEHSFFDNIPKLGFPQCCRLYRDTKELQQNGLRFFNNPLEFLIEQIELRLNGCDMKMAVLVCILLYGGSVKSSTLYDNSLDTELKRTSMKICSVKNNLIKFQTAISNISFTKTVQELDEKVLTFSHSSVKNAIFSVIGKRSPHELLNHCNFRLLSMITTSRCRNQEIDSLEIPDSCISIVCDRIGNLFQSDIFSSTFLKVISELYIWNDPRVFEKCLQFDNLFVKAIDDKGWSMLVYFSAVGCMKWIKHIYHKFSADQTVLALKVACGANELEVVKYFVSMECAPNIECCFSAVKGGHLKILLELVSAGVDLTEKCETQTHWDTTTTVLDEAAMQNQCHLIEPLLNACPKLINVKSSIGATALHVVAQAGDTSLLRKIISMPEFSPYDVSDIGSTILHFACQNNKLKAVRYIINEYPLLLSEKYYCYRQGTILHTAAQSGNAELFQYVLRQNKKLFEENDLAKMQLFQNCYVMIDNKRETSVHKSQILHIRDSEGSTVLHKAVWSQSIPLVKFIVSQDVDIVGCINDLGLNVVDYMLARKRTDAHEMLMFLKDEYNIEETRHD, encoded by the coding sequence ATGCAGCCCTTTTTTGTCGAGATCAGCGGctacaaacaaatcaaatatttgctTAGAAAGAAAAATTTCATTGTAATAAAAGGAAATCCCGGTGACGGCAAGACAACAATTGCAGTTCATGCAATGTTTGAGTTGATGAAAATCGGAAAGCAACCTCTACAGCTTTACAGTTACAGAGATTTTGATGAATGCGTTTCGCCAAATCAAAATCTTGCTATTTTTATCGATAATTTGTTTGGAGAGTTTTTCGTTTCAAAGGATGACGTAGCACAATGGTCTAGTCGATCTAAAGCTCTTGAGGCTGCTGTGTGTGAAGGTCATCGTAGGAACTACATAATAATCGCAATTCGTAATGATATTTACCAGGAATGCAGAAAGTTATTGAAATATAACGATTTTCTTGGATCAAACATGGTCGACATTTCCTATGGTTGCACATTTGGACTAAGTTCCGAAGATATGAGAAAACTTTTTACGAATTACACAAACTGTTCTATTCCGGAACATAGTTTTTTTGACAATATTCCAAAGCTTGGTTTTCCACAATGCTGTCGTTTATATAGGGACACAAAAGAACTACAACAAAATGGACTTCGATTTTTCAATAATCCACTGGAATTTTTGATAGAACAAATTGAATTAAGATTAAATGGATGTGATATGAAAATGGCAGTTTTAGTTTGCATTCTGTTGTATGGTGGATCCGTAAAGAGCAGTACTCTATATGACAACTCCTTGGATACAGAGTTAAAAAGAACTTCGATGAAAATATGCTCAGTTAAAAACAATCTTATAAAGTTTCAAACAGCAATTTCCAATATCTCTTTCACAAAAACAGTGCAAGAACTAGATGAGaaagttttaacattttcaCACAGTTCCGTAAAAAATGCTATATTCAGTGTAATTGGGAAGCGTAGTCCACATGAATTGTTAAACCATTGTAACTTTAGATTACTTTCCATGATAACTACATCAAGATGTCGCAATCAAGAGATAGATAGTTTAGAAATTCCAGATAGCTGCATTTCAATTGTATGCGATAGAATTGGTAATTTATTTCAGAGTGACATTTTTTCAAGCACTTTCCTCAAGGTGATTTCTGAATTGTACATCTGGAATGACCCACGCGTTTTTGAGAAATGCCttcaatttgacaatttatttGTCAAAGCGATTGATGACAAAGGTTGGTCAATGCTGGTTTATTTTTCGGCTGTTGGTTGTATGAAATGGATCAAGCATATATATCACAAATTTTCTGCAGACCAGACAGTACTGGCATTAAAGGTAGCTTGTGGTGCAAACGAGCTTGAAGtggtcaaatattttgtttcaatggAGTGTGCGCCAAACATAGAATGTTGTTTTAGTGCTGTTAAAGGTGGTCATTTAAAAATCCTTTTGGAATTGGTTTCGGCGGGTGTTGATCTAacagaaaaatgtgaaacacaAACACACTGGGACACTACGACGACTGTACTAGATGAAGCAGCAATGCAAAACCAGTGCCATTTGATAGAACCACTTCTCAATGCATGTCCTAAACTTATTAATGTAAAATCCTCAATTGGCGCGACAGCTTTACACGTTGTTGCACAAGCTGGCGATACATCTCTGCTTCGAAAAATCATTTCAATGCCAGAATTTTCGCCCTATGATGTATCTGATATCGGTTCGACAATTCTTCATTTTGCATgccaaaataacaaattaaaagcCGTCCGATACATCATCAATGAGTATCCACTTTTACTATCTGAAAAATATTACTGCTACAGACAAGGTACAATTTTGCATACTGCTGCACAAAGCGGAAACGCTGAACTTTTTCAATATGTACTACGACAGAACAAAAAACTGTTTGAAGAAaatgatttggcaaaaatgCAGCTGTTTCAAAATTGTTATGTGATGATAGACAATAAAAGAGAAACATCAGTTCACAAATCCCAGATTTTACACATACGAGATTCGGAAGGGTCTACGGTCTTGCATAAAGCGGTATGGTCACAAAGCATACCACTGGTTAAATTCATTGTTAGTCAAGATGTTGACATTGTCGGATGTATCAATGATTTAGGACTGAATGTGGTAGACTACATGTTGGCTAGAAAGCGCACTGACGCTCATGAAATGCTGATGTTTTTAAAAGACGAATACAATATTGAAGAGACTAGACATGATTAG